From one Culex quinquefasciatus strain JHB chromosome 3, VPISU_Cqui_1.0_pri_paternal, whole genome shotgun sequence genomic stretch:
- the LOC6034608 gene encoding charged multivesicular body protein 1b-2, producing MSVSAMEKHMFNLKFAVKDLERQAKKSEKEEKAEILKTKKAIQKGNTEVARIHAENAIRQKNQSLNYLRMSARVDAVASRVQTALTTRQVTNSMAGVVKAMDAAMKGMNLEKISGLMDKFESQFEDLDVQSSYMENTMSQTTTTAVPQNDVESLMQRVADEAGLELNMELPSGPASSAIGASTQASTEQDELTARLARLRQAE from the exons ATGTCTGTCTCGGCGATGGAAA AGCAtatgtttaatttaaaatttgcggTTAAGGATCTGGAACGGCAGGCAAAAAAGTCCGAGAAAGAGGAAAAGGCCGAAATCCTCAAGACAAAGAAGGCAATCCAGAAGGGCAACACGGAAGTGGCCCGTATCCACGCAGAGAATGCCATCCGGCAAAAGAACCAATCGCTAAACTATCTTCGGATGAGCGCCCGGGTGGATGCCGTTGCGAGTCGGGTTCAAACTGCGCTGACCACTCGCCAGGTCACCAACTCGATGGCGGGCGTCGTGAAGGCCATGGACGCCGCTATGAAGGGAATGAATCTGGAGAAAATCTCCGGCCTGATGGACAAATTCGAGTCGCAGTTCGAGGACTTGGACGTCCAGAGCTCGTACATGGAGAACACGATGTcgcagacgacgacgacggctgtTCCGCAGAACGACGTCGAATCGCTGATGCAGCGGGTGGCCGATGAGGCTGG TCTGGAGTTGAACATGGAACTCCCAAGCGGACCCGCATCGTCTGCGATCGGAGCGTCGACGCAGGCATCGACCGAACAGGACGAACTGACCGCTCGTCTGGCGAGATTGCGCCAGGCGGAGTAG